A genomic segment from Chlorogloeopsis sp. ULAP01 encodes:
- a CDS encoding type II/IV secretion system protein, with translation MTYSSPQRRSTALTTRTEFSPFGNKLVSSGFVNNEQMKQALMESRKSGRPLTEILESISGRQLSPELLRQYKKQQLFELKILYGVESLDPEVSPVGNTTVASLIDGLIPVDICRRHRLVPLAKNENQNPPSVLVAMVDPDNLEASDDLNRILRPQGLVLQRMVIAQEDYQQLINQYLDDLAVRQKHLEQEKYTDINQDLENLENLDINDAPEEADADLGAAMKGAEDAPVINLVNRILAKALHEKVSDIHIEPQEENLRIRFRKDGVLREAFDPLPKKIIPAVTARFKIISNLDIAERRLPQDGRIRRLFEGRKVDFRVNTLPSRYGEKVCLRILDNSATQLGLDKLITDPETLQIVQEMVSRPFGLILVTGPTGSGKTTSLYSALAEKNSPGINISTVEDPIEYSLPGITQVQVIREKGLDFATALRAFLRQDPDVLLVGETRDKETAKTAIEAALTGHLVLTTLHTNDAPGAIARLGEMGIEPFMVSSSLIGVLAQRLMRRVCPDCRIAYTPTVEELARYGLSASQEVGVTFYKANTLTGEQLQEAKAKGHLCSTCNGVGYKGRSGVYEVMRITENLQTLINQEAPTERIKEVAVEEGMKTLLAYSLDLVRQGTTTLEEVERVTFTDTGLEAELKAKRKTSLTCRTCNAGLQPEWMDCPYCMTPRFQD, from the coding sequence ATGACTTACTCGTCACCACAACGGCGCAGTACCGCTCTCACTACCAGAACAGAGTTTTCGCCTTTTGGCAATAAACTTGTTTCATCTGGCTTTGTCAATAACGAGCAGATGAAACAAGCACTGATGGAAAGTCGCAAATCTGGTAGACCTTTGACAGAGATACTGGAATCGATATCAGGGCGACAACTATCACCAGAGTTACTCAGACAGTACAAAAAGCAGCAATTATTTGAACTAAAAATACTTTATGGCGTTGAATCTCTAGATCCGGAAGTCAGTCCTGTAGGTAACACAACAGTTGCCAGTCTAATTGATGGCTTAATTCCGGTAGATATTTGTCGTCGTCATCGCTTAGTACCACTGGCAAAAAATGAAAACCAAAATCCACCTTCAGTTTTGGTGGCAATGGTTGATCCAGATAACCTAGAAGCATCGGATGATCTCAATCGTATCTTGCGCCCCCAAGGTCTAGTTTTGCAACGGATGGTAATTGCTCAAGAAGATTACCAGCAGCTTATCAACCAATACTTGGATGATTTGGCTGTTCGGCAAAAGCACTTGGAACAAGAAAAATATACAGACATCAATCAGGATTTAGAAAATCTAGAAAATCTAGACATCAATGATGCTCCTGAAGAAGCTGATGCTGATTTGGGAGCGGCAATGAAAGGTGCCGAAGATGCTCCGGTGATCAACTTGGTAAACAGAATCCTGGCAAAAGCACTGCATGAAAAGGTTTCTGATATTCACATCGAACCACAGGAAGAAAATTTACGCATTCGCTTTCGCAAGGATGGAGTGCTGCGCGAGGCGTTCGATCCTCTGCCCAAAAAAATCATTCCGGCTGTAACAGCTCGATTTAAGATTATCTCCAACTTAGATATTGCTGAACGACGTCTACCGCAAGATGGACGTATCCGCCGTCTATTTGAAGGACGTAAAGTAGACTTTCGTGTCAATACCTTACCCAGTCGCTACGGAGAAAAAGTTTGTCTACGGATTTTAGACAACTCTGCAACGCAACTCGGTTTGGATAAATTAATTACCGATCCAGAGACTTTGCAAATTGTCCAGGAAATGGTCAGCCGTCCTTTTGGTCTAATTTTAGTCACAGGGCCTACTGGATCTGGTAAAACAACTTCTTTATATTCAGCACTAGCAGAAAAAAATAGCCCTGGAATTAATATCAGCACCGTTGAAGATCCCATCGAATACAGTTTGCCGGGGATTACTCAAGTGCAGGTAATTCGAGAAAAAGGATTGGATTTTGCCACTGCATTGCGAGCTTTCTTACGGCAAGATCCGGATGTGCTGCTAGTGGGTGAAACGCGGGATAAAGAAACAGCAAAAACAGCGATTGAGGCAGCATTAACAGGTCACTTAGTATTAACTACCTTACATACCAATGATGCTCCTGGTGCGATCGCCCGTTTAGGAGAAATGGGCATTGAACCTTTCATGGTTTCCAGTTCGCTGATCGGTGTTTTAGCACAGCGTTTAATGCGGCGTGTATGCCCCGATTGTCGCATTGCTTATACTCCCACTGTGGAGGAACTGGCTCGTTATGGTTTATCAGCCTCCCAAGAAGTAGGAGTAACCTTTTACAAAGCTAATACTCTAACCGGAGAGCAACTTCAAGAAGCGAAAGCCAAAGGGCATCTTTGCTCTACTTGTAATGGTGTTGGCTACAAAGGACGCAGTGGTGTCTATGAGGTAATGCGAATTACTGAAAACCTGCAAACCCTCATTAATCAAGAAGCACCAACAGAACGCATCAAGGAAGTAGCAGTAGAAGAAGGGATGAAAACCTTACTGGCGTACAGTTTGGATTTGGTGCGCCAAGGTACAACCACTCTAGAAGAAGTAGAACGGGTAACTTTCACTGATACAGGTTTGGAAGCTGAATTGAAAGCCAAGCGCAAGACAAGCCTTACCTGTCGGACTTGTAATGCTGGATTGCAACCAGAATGGATGGATTGTCCTTACTGTATGACACCTCGATTTCAGGATTAA
- a CDS encoding type IV pilus twitching motility protein PilT yields the protein MEMMIEDLMEQMIEMGGSDMHLSAGLPPYFRISGKLTPIGEELLSGDQCQRLIFSMLNNSQRKTLEQNWELDCSYGVKGLARFRVNVYKERGTYAACLRALSSKIPNFDKLGLPDVVREMADKPRGLILVTGPTGSGKTTTLAAIIDLINRTRAEHILTIEDPIEFVYEPIKSLVHQRQLNEDTKSFANALRAALREDPDIILIGEMRDLETISLAISAAETGHLVFGTLHTSSAAQTVDRIIDVFPADRQTQIRVQLSNSLVAVFSQTLVSKKNPKPGEFGRVMAQEIMIVTPAISNLIREGKTAQIYSAIQTGGKLGMQTLEKVLADLYKQGTISFESAMAKTSKPDEVQRLIGSAPPSAAGKPGVGTAVKAH from the coding sequence ATGGAAATGATGATTGAAGATTTAATGGAGCAGATGATTGAAATGGGGGGTTCGGATATGCATTTATCTGCTGGTTTGCCTCCTTATTTTCGTATTAGTGGCAAACTCACTCCCATTGGTGAAGAACTCTTGTCTGGGGATCAGTGTCAAAGGCTGATTTTTAGTATGTTAAACAACTCCCAAAGAAAAACATTAGAGCAGAACTGGGAGTTAGATTGCTCCTATGGTGTCAAGGGATTGGCACGTTTTCGCGTCAATGTTTACAAAGAGCGCGGTACCTACGCAGCTTGCTTGCGGGCGTTAAGTTCTAAAATTCCCAACTTTGATAAATTAGGTTTGCCAGATGTAGTGCGGGAAATGGCAGACAAGCCCAGAGGATTGATTTTGGTTACCGGGCCTACAGGTTCTGGAAAGACAACTACCCTAGCAGCAATTATCGATCTGATTAACCGCACACGGGCAGAACATATTTTAACAATAGAAGACCCAATTGAGTTTGTTTACGAACCAATCAAAAGCCTCGTACATCAACGACAGTTGAATGAAGACACTAAAAGTTTTGCTAATGCTTTAAGAGCGGCTTTACGAGAAGATCCAGATATTATCCTAATTGGGGAAATGCGAGATTTAGAAACTATTTCTCTGGCAATTTCTGCTGCTGAAACTGGACACTTAGTATTTGGAACTTTGCACACTAGTTCAGCTGCGCAAACAGTTGACAGAATTATTGACGTTTTTCCTGCGGATAGACAAACGCAGATTCGAGTGCAGTTATCTAATTCACTTGTAGCCGTATTTAGTCAAACTTTAGTCTCAAAGAAAAACCCTAAACCAGGTGAGTTTGGGAGGGTAATGGCCCAGGAAATTATGATAGTTACTCCTGCTATTTCAAACTTAATTCGTGAAGGGAAAACAGCCCAAATTTATTCCGCAATCCAAACAGGCGGAAAGTTGGGAATGCAAACTTTAGAAAAAGTTCTAGCCGACTTGTACAAACAGGGAACTATCTCATTTGAATCTGCTATGGCTAAAACTTCTAAGCCAGATGAAGTACAACGCTTAATCGGTTCTGCTCCACCATCTGCTGCTGGAAAACCTGGTGTTGGTACTGCTGTAAAAGCACACTAA
- a CDS encoding type II secretion system F family protein: MPTFVARVRDSQGKSKTETIVAETLAQARTNLRQQGFIVQDLKTSKGFGSFDLKKIQMSLTKVSVKDKAVFSRQFAALVNAGVAIVRSLGVLSEQCSNPKLKQALLDISGEVQNGVNLSEAMRKHPDCFDNLYVSMVQAGEVGGVLDEVLNRLSKLLEDIARLQNQIKSALAYPVVVGFLATAIFIGMTVFLIPIFANIFKELGTELPALTQFLMSCSEVLRSWRVLVIIGIFIAAGIAYKQYYKTRVGKETIDRLSLKMPLFGDLIQKSSVARFSRTFGALTRSGVPILTSLEIVRDTSGNQMVANAIEAARSDIQQGGMISLALQKDKVFPPMAIQMISIGEETGEIDGMLMKIADFYEDEVEQAVKALTSVLEPLMIVVLGGMVGTILLAMYLPMFKVFEKLG, encoded by the coding sequence ATGCCCACATTTGTTGCTCGTGTTCGGGATTCACAAGGAAAATCAAAAACTGAAACAATTGTTGCGGAAACATTAGCGCAAGCACGCACTAATCTTAGGCAACAGGGTTTTATTGTCCAAGATTTAAAAACTTCTAAAGGATTTGGAAGCTTCGACCTGAAAAAAATTCAGATGTCATTAACGAAGGTTTCCGTTAAAGATAAAGCAGTTTTTTCTCGCCAATTTGCAGCTTTGGTAAATGCGGGAGTGGCAATAGTCAGAAGTTTAGGTGTACTGTCTGAACAGTGTAGCAATCCTAAACTGAAACAAGCGCTTTTGGATATTAGTGGCGAAGTTCAAAATGGGGTAAACCTTTCAGAGGCAATGCGTAAGCATCCTGATTGTTTTGATAATTTGTATGTCAGCATGGTTCAGGCTGGCGAAGTTGGTGGTGTTTTGGATGAGGTTCTAAATCGCTTATCTAAGTTATTAGAAGATATTGCCCGATTACAAAACCAAATTAAATCAGCGCTGGCTTATCCAGTGGTGGTGGGTTTTTTAGCCACAGCCATCTTTATTGGGATGACAGTTTTTTTGATTCCCATATTTGCCAATATTTTCAAAGAGTTAGGTACTGAATTACCAGCCCTAACGCAATTCTTGATGAGTTGTAGTGAAGTTTTGCGAAGTTGGCGGGTTTTAGTAATCATTGGTATTTTCATCGCAGCGGGAATTGCTTACAAACAGTACTATAAAACTCGCGTAGGTAAGGAAACTATTGACCGTCTTTCCCTGAAAATGCCTTTATTTGGAGATTTAATCCAAAAATCATCGGTTGCTCGTTTTAGCCGTACTTTTGGTGCTTTGACTCGTTCAGGTGTTCCAATTCTCACTTCCTTAGAAATTGTGCGGGATACTTCTGGAAACCAAATGGTTGCTAACGCAATAGAAGCAGCCCGTTCAGATATTCAACAAGGAGGAATGATTAGTTTGGCATTACAAAAAGATAAGGTTTTTCCCCCTATGGCTATTCAAATGATCAGTATTGGGGAAGAAACTGGAGAAATAGATGGAATGTTAATGAAAATTGCTGATTTCTATGAAGATGAAGTAGAACAAGCAGTAAAAGCCCTAACTAGTGTTTTGGAACCACTGATGATTGTGGTGTTGGGAGGGATGGTTGGTACGATTTTGCTAGCAATGTACCTGCCTATGTTTAAAGTCTTCGAGAAACTGGGCTAA
- a CDS encoding saccharopine dehydrogenase-like oxidoreductase, with translation MNAEQVMDTNFPKAKRVGVLGFGGLGQAAAKVLDPKREMILVAVADQKGYAYCPEGLNTKKCIATYHSQGSVGYLDVFGTLTNYSIQDLIESGHPVDGYFLALPNLPNDFIPSVAQQFIKSGWRGVLVDAIKRTSAVEQLLEMKEELQAGGITYLTGCGATPGLLTAAAALAAQSYSEIHQVEITFGVGIANWEAYRATIREDIAHMPGYSTETARAMTDAEVEALLNQTNGVLTLENMEHADDVMLELAGICSRDRVTVGGVVDTRNPKKPLSTNVKITGRTFEGKISTHTFTLGDETSMAANVCGPAFGYLKAGIGLHQRGIYGIFTAAEIMPQFVR, from the coding sequence ATGAATGCAGAGCAAGTAATGGATACCAATTTTCCAAAAGCGAAGCGTGTTGGAGTACTAGGGTTTGGCGGGTTAGGGCAAGCTGCTGCCAAAGTACTTGATCCTAAAAGAGAAATGATTTTAGTCGCAGTAGCAGACCAAAAAGGTTATGCTTACTGCCCAGAGGGATTAAATACTAAAAAGTGTATAGCCACTTACCATTCTCAAGGTTCGGTCGGCTACTTAGATGTATTTGGTACTTTAACTAACTATAGTATTCAGGATTTAATTGAAAGTGGTCATCCTGTAGATGGCTACTTTTTGGCATTGCCAAACTTACCGAATGACTTTATTCCCTCTGTCGCTCAACAGTTTATTAAATCAGGTTGGCGGGGGGTACTAGTTGATGCTATTAAACGCACCAGCGCGGTAGAACAGTTGCTGGAAATGAAAGAAGAACTGCAAGCCGGAGGAATTACATATCTGACGGGCTGCGGTGCAACACCAGGATTGTTAACAGCAGCAGCAGCACTGGCGGCACAAAGCTACAGCGAAATTCATCAAGTGGAAATTACCTTTGGAGTAGGGATTGCTAACTGGGAGGCTTACCGCGCCACAATCCGTGAAGATATTGCTCATATGCCTGGTTACAGCACAGAAACTGCCAGAGCAATGACTGATGCAGAAGTAGAGGCACTTTTAAATCAAACTAATGGCGTATTGACATTAGAAAATATGGAACACGCCGATGATGTGATGCTGGAATTAGCCGGAATTTGTTCGCGCGATCGCGTTACAGTAGGCGGTGTTGTCGATACTCGAAATCCCAAAAAGCCTCTCAGTACCAACGTGAAGATTACAGGGCGTACCTTCGAGGGTAAAATCTCCACTCACACCTTCACACTAGGCGATGAAACTAGTATGGCAGCAAATGTATGTGGACCAGCCTTTGGCTATCTTAAAGCAGGCATAGGATTGCACCAACGCGGCATTTATGGAATATTCACTGCTGCTGAAATTATGCCTCAGTTTGTAAGATAG
- a CDS encoding DUF2997 domain-containing protein: METLEFIIYSDGRVQEKVTGIVGASCAEVTAAIEAQLGQVLTQESTSEFFATKVQQSGVVNTQNAFSDW, encoded by the coding sequence ATGGAGACATTAGAATTTATTATTTATTCAGATGGTAGGGTACAAGAAAAAGTCACTGGCATTGTGGGTGCTTCCTGTGCAGAAGTTACTGCGGCAATAGAGGCACAGCTAGGACAAGTACTCACTCAAGAGTCAACCTCAGAATTTTTCGCCACAAAGGTACAGCAATCTGGAGTGGTGAATACACAAAACGCTTTCAGCGATTGGTAA
- a CDS encoding DUF1257 domain-containing protein, producing MSHFSQIKTQIRNLESLQDALTDLGIDWKKGPREVRGYRGQTHAAEITIEQENGYDVGFRWNGKEYELVADLQYWQQDLSVEGFLRQVTQRYAYNTVVKESTRAGFQVAEQQQNQDGSIRLVVQRWSA from the coding sequence ATGTCACACTTTAGCCAAATTAAAACCCAAATTCGTAACCTTGAATCTTTGCAAGATGCTCTCACAGACTTGGGCATAGACTGGAAAAAAGGGCCACGAGAAGTACGTGGTTATCGCGGTCAAACCCATGCTGCCGAGATTACCATTGAGCAAGAAAATGGTTATGACGTAGGCTTTAGATGGAATGGCAAAGAATACGAATTGGTAGCTGACTTGCAATATTGGCAACAAGACTTGTCAGTGGAAGGATTTTTACGTCAGGTAACGCAGCGATATGCTTACAATACAGTAGTAAAAGAATCTACTCGTGCTGGCTTTCAAGTTGCTGAACAACAGCAAAATCAAGATGGTTCAATTCGCTTAGTAGTGCAGCGCTGGAGTGCGTAA
- a CDS encoding ferredoxin has product MSDFSPSLEEQEDNRSGLEPELGGFLRDTPERSGLEPELGGMLRQKGVYVDEITCIGCKHCAFVARNTFYIEPDYGRSRVMRQDADPEDLVQEAIDTCPVDCIHWVDYTELKKLEEERKYQVIPVVGYPVESAVVAAQRRRKKLKSKQKKSRY; this is encoded by the coding sequence ATGTCTGATTTTTCGCCGTCGCTGGAAGAACAAGAAGACAATAGATCCGGACTAGAGCCAGAATTAGGTGGTTTTTTGCGAGATACTCCTGAACGCTCTGGTTTAGAGCCGGAATTGGGGGGTATGTTGCGCCAAAAAGGTGTGTATGTTGATGAAATTACCTGTATTGGTTGCAAGCATTGTGCTTTTGTTGCCCGTAACACTTTTTACATTGAGCCAGATTATGGGCGATCGCGTGTGATGCGTCAAGATGCCGATCCAGAGGATCTAGTTCAAGAAGCGATTGATACTTGTCCAGTTGATTGCATCCACTGGGTTGACTACACCGAACTCAAAAAGTTAGAAGAAGAACGTAAATATCAGGTAATTCCTGTAGTTGGGTATCCGGTGGAAAGTGCAGTTGTAGCTGCACAGCGACGGCGTAAAAAACTCAAATCAAAACAAAAGAAATCCCGTTATTAA
- a CDS encoding DUF4335 domain-containing protein, translating to MPLTNSVIRRYTPPTCTLEVLAQSSPLSRWVGKSVLKQLRFELRFDDPQLPEEQRVVIRGDRDQLEALCAAVTNYVQEFLQMPPEKFWATFSGFDDSSKASENPELQEQFQSSQAIQTLNTFNPQIPGTQIPGTEIYIKPSNHLTHNLFLGSLGYQVSTPVIKLSLLQLFDLATALDEYSADVLALPTLYQRKSSFPIPAWASVAAVLVLGVGLLPLAFQSTSNKKEPQTANQPSTTEENIALEPSPLLNLPNPTPALTPADQLPPLNFGSGLPVPGSTLPQNPQALSPNQPAVPPISSTLPTPSSSTQNTFPSASKSPSGSVFNVPQTTAQNLPNSQTNNTPQTLTKPEAAIQPNSLKTQQGTVSTPTGQRLPSTSPAITGNLPSGGVQVPPSPNVASMPNIPTGSANTQASSPTNSSVSANNSSKLVDRLRANRNPSTTVATGTLFDTAQVAEAREYLRKRWQPPGSLKQALEYSLIVGVDGTIERIFPIGKAAREYVDRTGMPLIGEPFVSPSRSGQAMRIRAVLNPDGKVQTFPETE from the coding sequence ATGCCTCTAACAAATTCTGTCATCCGTCGGTACACACCGCCTACTTGCACGCTAGAAGTATTGGCGCAAAGCTCACCTTTATCCCGTTGGGTAGGAAAGTCAGTCTTAAAGCAGCTACGTTTTGAGCTACGCTTTGACGATCCACAATTGCCAGAAGAACAGAGGGTTGTAATTCGAGGCGATCGCGATCAACTGGAAGCTTTGTGTGCAGCGGTAACAAACTACGTGCAGGAATTCCTTCAAATGCCTCCTGAGAAGTTTTGGGCAACTTTCTCAGGCTTCGATGATTCAAGCAAAGCATCTGAAAATCCAGAATTACAAGAACAATTTCAATCTTCTCAAGCAATTCAAACTTTAAACACTTTTAATCCTCAAATACCGGGTACTCAAATACCAGGAACAGAAATATATATAAAACCCAGTAACCATTTAACTCACAATTTGTTTCTTGGTTCTTTAGGTTACCAGGTCTCAACTCCTGTAATTAAACTCAGCCTACTACAACTATTTGATTTAGCAACTGCCTTAGATGAATACTCGGCTGATGTCTTAGCACTACCGACTCTCTACCAAAGAAAATCATCTTTTCCAATTCCTGCTTGGGCATCTGTAGCAGCAGTTTTGGTGTTGGGTGTGGGTTTGTTGCCCTTAGCTTTCCAATCCACTAGCAACAAAAAAGAACCGCAAACAGCCAATCAACCTTCAACAACAGAAGAGAATATTGCCTTAGAACCTTCACCTTTACTGAATCTGCCAAATCCTACACCTGCACTTACCCCGGCAGATCAATTACCACCGCTAAATTTTGGCTCTGGGCTGCCAGTTCCCGGTTCTACTTTACCCCAAAACCCCCAAGCGCTTTCACCAAACCAACCTGCCGTCCCGCCCATATCTTCCACTCTTCCTACACCTTCATCATCTACTCAAAACACTTTCCCATCCGCCTCTAAATCACCCTCAGGTAGTGTTTTTAACGTTCCGCAAACGACAGCACAAAATCTTCCCAATTCTCAAACAAACAATACACCCCAAACACTGACAAAACCGGAAGCTGCCATTCAACCCAATTCTCTGAAAACTCAGCAGGGTACTGTATCAACTCCCACAGGTCAAAGATTGCCTTCAACTTCACCTGCCATTACAGGCAACTTACCCTCTGGGGGTGTCCAAGTTCCCCCATCCCCAAATGTTGCCTCTATGCCTAATATTCCTACAGGCAGTGCTAATACCCAAGCCAGTTCGCCAACCAACTCTTCAGTTTCAGCTAATAATAGTTCCAAATTAGTTGACAGATTAAGAGCAAATCGTAACCCCAGCACAACTGTTGCCACTGGTACTTTATTTGACACAGCCCAGGTAGCAGAAGCGAGAGAATATCTGAGAAAACGCTGGCAACCACCTGGCTCGTTAAAGCAAGCACTAGAATACAGTTTAATTGTCGGTGTTGACGGCACTATTGAACGTATCTTTCCGATTGGCAAAGCTGCCAGAGAATATGTTGATCGCACGGGTATGCCTTTAATTGGTGAACCTTTTGTTTCTCCAAGTAGAAGCGGACAAGCGATGAGAATTCGGGCTGTTCTCAATCCTGATGGCAAAGTGCAGACTTTCCCGGAGACTGAATAA
- a CDS encoding DUF3038 domain-containing protein, which translates to MLKVMHSAANSPTPTPQWEDLIKLPAPNSVQWDNIKTQLDLVLLALETLTGIGSEAMLSAAIDLNLESRVPDRVALWRLRQSNPLRKGQGGRKKLDVEEARALVLITCYLAQQHQELIRRAVGLLEQMAENNREPHQAALLGDYIDAFCNTYQERMEEESTISTDELTHLALKLLIDLLFYSGSGGHRRLWLALIDRSTKF; encoded by the coding sequence ATGCTAAAAGTTATGCACTCTGCCGCTAACTCACCCACTCCAACTCCCCAGTGGGAGGATTTAATTAAACTCCCAGCCCCAAATTCAGTTCAGTGGGACAATATCAAAACCCAATTGGATTTGGTGCTGTTGGCGCTAGAAACATTGACTGGCATTGGCTCCGAGGCAATGCTTTCAGCGGCAATCGATCTGAATTTAGAGTCAAGAGTGCCAGATCGTGTAGCGTTATGGCGATTGCGCCAATCAAATCCGCTACGCAAAGGTCAAGGAGGGCGAAAAAAGCTCGATGTAGAAGAAGCGCGGGCGCTTGTTCTCATTACTTGCTACCTTGCACAACAGCACCAGGAGTTGATTCGTCGTGCTGTTGGTTTGTTAGAACAGATGGCGGAAAATAACCGGGAACCTCATCAGGCTGCTTTACTTGGAGATTATATCGATGCTTTCTGCAATACATACCAAGAGCGGATGGAGGAGGAATCGACAATCTCTACAGACGAACTAACCCACCTAGCTTTAAAACTGCTGATAGATTTACTTTTTTACAGTGGCTCTGGTGGACACCGCCGCCTCTGGCTAGCACTTATAGACCGTTCAACTAAATTTTGA
- a CDS encoding site-2 protease family protein: MFINTLLTHPTHFLRVVLIVIISVTLHELAHGFTAVTQGDDTPKKSGHLTLNPIVHMGWESIIFLCIAGIAWGKMPVNPSKFRSAKLGNILVSAARNMSNLVSAILCLLLLKFIVYNYPNIFSFNFFYLAARINLLLCLFNLLPIPPLDGFHVFSEIFPDLKQLEKSQYGYFALMMLFLIPHFGDGLGAIADFVMSFVIFK, from the coding sequence ATGTTTATCAATACACTATTAACTCATCCCACACATTTTCTCAGGGTAGTTTTAATTGTAATAATTTCAGTTACTTTGCACGAACTTGCTCATGGCTTTACTGCTGTGACTCAGGGAGATGACACACCCAAAAAATCTGGTCATCTTACCCTTAATCCTATAGTTCATATGGGTTGGGAATCAATAATTTTCTTGTGTATTGCTGGTATTGCCTGGGGGAAAATGCCCGTCAATCCTTCTAAATTTCGTTCTGCAAAACTGGGTAATATTTTGGTATCCGCAGCGAGGAATATGTCCAACCTAGTTTCGGCGATTTTATGCCTTTTGCTGCTGAAATTTATTGTTTATAATTATCCAAATATTTTTAGTTTTAATTTTTTCTATCTAGCAGCTCGAATAAATTTGTTACTGTGTTTGTTTAATCTTTTACCAATTCCGCCTTTAGATGGGTTTCATGTTTTTAGTGAAATTTTTCCTGACTTAAAACAGCTAGAAAAAAGCCAATACGGATATTTTGCTTTGATGATGTTGTTTTTAATTCCTCATTTTGGAGATGGTTTGGGTGCGATCGCTGATTTTGTGATGAGTTTTGTGATTTTCAAATAG